The nucleotide sequence CCCGGTGAAGCCGAACAACTCGCCGCCAGCCAGGATCGCGAAGATCACCGCCACCGGATGCAGGCCGATGCGATCACCCACCAGCAACGGCGTCAACACCATGCCCTCCAGGGCCTGGCCGACCATGAACACCGCCACGATGCCGACCATGGGGTAGAGGTCGCCGCCAAACTGGAACAGCCCGGCGATCAACGCCGCGCCAATACCGATCACGAAGCCCATGTACGGAACGATGGCGGCCAACCCGGCGATCATACCGATCAAGAGCCCCAGCTCCAGCCCCACCAGCATCAACCCCGCCGCATAGATGAAGCCCAGCGCCACCATCACCAGTAACTGCCCGCGCACAAACGCACCCAACACTTCATGACACTCACCAGCGAGGGTCATGATGCGTTCTTCACGGTGACGGGGCAGCAGGCTGCGGATCTTCGCCATCATCAGGTCCCAGTCCCGCAGCAGGTAGAAACTCACGACCGGAATCAGCACCAGGTTCGCCAGCCAACCAATCAGCGCCAACCCCGAGGCGGTGGCCTGGCTCAGGACCACGCCGACAATGTCGGTGGTCTGGCCCATATGCGCGCTGATGGCCGCCTTGACCTTGTCGAACTTCCAGAAACCGTCCGCCAGTCCCAGTTTCGATTGCACCCACGGCACCGCCGTGTGCTGCAGCCAGTCGAGCATCTGCGGCGCCAGTTCATACAGGCGCAGCAACTGCTTGGCGAGCATCGGTATCAACACCAGCAACAGGGCGCTGACAATCAAGGTGAACAGCGCAAATACCGATATCACGCCCCAGGTTCTCGACAGGCCGAGCTTTTCCAGGCGATCCACCACCGGGTCAAACAGATAGGCCAACAGCAGTGCAACCAGGAACGGCGTCAGAATCGGATGCAGCAGATAGATAAACGCGAACAGCAGGACGACCCCGCCCAACCAGAACCAACGCCGCGTATCGCCCATGAACCACTCCCTGCTATATAAAGAAAGAAAATCTACCAGCGGAACCGCAGGCTGGCCGTCGGCGCGGGCGGCGGTGTTGCTGCCGGGGCCGTTCCATCGGCAGCCGGTGGAGCCGCAGGCACCGGAGCCATCGCCTCACCGGCGGGAATTTCCTGCAACTTCGCCAGGGCCAGTTGCGCCTTCAGTTGCTCCGCGCTGCCGTTGACCCGATAGATGATCCGGTCACCCTCGACCCGCTGCACCTGCCCGGCGAACGGTTCGAGCAAGCGCCCAAGGGCGGCATAGCGCTCAAGATTCATGCCCTGCACTTCCAGCAACTGCTCGGTGGCCACACCCGGCTTGGCCACGAAGCGCGGCGCCAGCCGCTGACTCACCGCCAGCATCACCGCATCGGCCAGCGCAGCCTGATCGGCGCCCTGGGCGGTGCCCTGCTCGCGCTGATCGCCCAGCCACAGGCGCCAGGTCCCGTGCCACTGACCGCCCTCTT is from Pseudomonas sp. B21-056 and encodes:
- a CDS encoding AI-2E family transporter, encoding MGDTRRWFWLGGVVLLFAFIYLLHPILTPFLVALLLAYLFDPVVDRLEKLGLSRTWGVISVFALFTLIVSALLLVLIPMLAKQLLRLYELAPQMLDWLQHTAVPWVQSKLGLADGFWKFDKVKAAISAHMGQTTDIVGVVLSQATASGLALIGWLANLVLIPVVSFYLLRDWDLMMAKIRSLLPRHREERIMTLAGECHEVLGAFVRGQLLVMVALGFIYAAGLMLVGLELGLLIGMIAGLAAIVPYMGFVIGIGAALIAGLFQFGGDLYPMVGIVAVFMVGQALEGMVLTPLLVGDRIGLHPVAVIFAILAGGELFGFTGILLALPVAAVIMVLVRHVHDLYKDSDIYSGVEDPEL